In one Streptomyces venezuelae genomic region, the following are encoded:
- a CDS encoding fibronectin type III domain-containing protein has product MRRIPRPSAHRAPPALLAAIAVTAAALSGCAWGGDGAEDTTPPAAPRGLTVQAGSSTTAHVMWNQATDDTEVTAYEVYRDTKKVKEVSGRESMVDVVGLEPSATYRFTVRARDAEGNLSEDSKKLSVTMPAAAAADRKPPSRPARLTGEAEGSRAAMLSWGKSSDDRKVASYEIFQGGSKIHSVGGNQTATLVTGLRPGTDYTFTVKARDAADNFSPASRAVRVRTSPGKDSGRGTAPTGFRADTHHADGAYYIDLAWTPPRTGGAVAEYQIELDGRTATSLVFGGTAPSDKAEHSFYIGKKAGERHRVRIRPKLPDGTWGGYSPERTVTTG; this is encoded by the coding sequence GTGCGACGGATACCCCGCCCGTCCGCCCATCGGGCCCCGCCGGCCCTGCTCGCCGCCATCGCCGTGACCGCCGCCGCGCTGAGCGGCTGCGCGTGGGGCGGCGACGGCGCCGAGGACACCACTCCCCCGGCGGCGCCGCGCGGCCTCACCGTGCAGGCCGGCAGCTCCACCACCGCCCACGTCATGTGGAACCAGGCCACCGACGACACCGAAGTCACCGCGTACGAGGTGTACCGCGACACGAAGAAGGTCAAGGAGGTGTCGGGGCGGGAGTCCATGGTGGACGTCGTCGGCCTGGAGCCGTCCGCCACGTACCGCTTCACCGTCCGCGCCCGCGACGCCGAGGGCAACCTCAGCGAGGACAGCAAGAAGCTGTCGGTCACCATGCCCGCCGCGGCCGCCGCCGACCGCAAGCCCCCGTCCCGCCCCGCACGGCTGACCGGCGAGGCCGAGGGGAGCCGGGCGGCGATGCTCTCCTGGGGCAAGTCGTCGGACGACAGGAAGGTGGCCTCGTACGAGATCTTCCAGGGCGGCTCGAAGATCCACAGCGTGGGCGGGAACCAGACAGCGACGCTCGTGACCGGGCTGCGGCCCGGCACCGACTACACCTTCACCGTCAAGGCGCGGGACGCCGCCGACAACTTCTCGCCCGCGAGCCGCGCGGTCCGCGTCAGGACCTCGCCGGGCAAGGACTCGGGGCGCGGCACCGCGCCGACCGGGTTCCGCGCGGACACGCACCACGCCGACGGGGCGTACTACATCGACCTGGCCTGGACTCCGCCGCGCACCGGCGGAGCCGTGGCGGAGTACCAGATCGAGCTGGACGGGCGCACCGCCACGTCGCTCGTCTTCGGCGGGACGGCGCCGAGCGACAAGGCCGAGCACAGCTTCTACATCGGCAAGAAGGCCGGGGAGCGGCACCGGGTGCGCATCCGTCCCAAGCTGCCGGACGGGACCTGGGGCGGCTACTCCCCCGAACGGACCGTCACCACGGGCTGA
- a CDS encoding sugar phosphate isomerase/epimerase family protein, with protein sequence MPRPLSVQLYTVRDQLVADREGTLRRLAGLGYGAVEAYDVLGDPKGLRRIVDDLGLTVSGTHAVQLLGPEPGPVLDAVATLGTDLAIVPAGIPPEEFTSRDGLARTADRLNSLSDVARRHGIRIGYHNHWWEIEPRFDDAEAGLPHAVDVLAGLLDPAVFLEIDTYWAAVGGADVPALLRRLGERVRALHLKDGPGTKEDPNVAVGGGTMPVPEIIAAAPDAWRIVEFDSCGGDADALFDELSASRAYLTSLAAA encoded by the coding sequence ATGCCACGACCGCTCAGCGTTCAGCTCTACACCGTGCGTGATCAGCTCGTCGCCGACCGGGAGGGGACGCTGCGCCGCCTCGCCGGTCTCGGGTACGGCGCCGTGGAGGCGTACGACGTGCTCGGCGACCCGAAGGGGCTGCGGCGGATCGTCGACGACCTCGGGCTCACCGTGTCCGGCACGCACGCCGTGCAGCTGCTCGGCCCGGAACCGGGCCCCGTCCTCGACGCGGTGGCCACCCTCGGCACCGACCTGGCGATCGTGCCCGCGGGCATCCCTCCCGAGGAGTTCACCTCGCGCGACGGCCTCGCCCGGACCGCCGACCGCCTCAACTCCCTTTCCGACGTGGCCCGTCGGCACGGCATACGCATCGGCTACCACAACCACTGGTGGGAGATCGAGCCCCGCTTCGACGACGCGGAGGCGGGGCTCCCGCACGCCGTCGACGTGCTCGCCGGCCTGCTCGACCCCGCCGTGTTCCTGGAGATCGACACCTACTGGGCGGCGGTCGGCGGCGCCGACGTCCCCGCGCTCCTGCGGCGCCTCGGTGAGCGGGTGCGGGCCCTGCACCTCAAGGACGGGCCCGGCACGAAGGAGGACCCGAACGTGGCGGTCGGCGGCGGCACCATGCCGGTGCCGGAGATCATCGCCGCCGCGCCGGATGCCTGGCGGATCGTCGAGTTCGACTCCTGCGGCGGCGACGCCGACGCCCTCTTCGACGAACTCTCCGCCAGCCGCGCCTACCTCACCTCGCTGGCGGCGGCATGA
- a CDS encoding nuclear transport factor 2 family protein: MTHIHPTAARFRALVEQGDLDALEELFTPDVRLYSPVKFTPFEGRPMVLGLFGVLLRTFDDFRYVGAYTGEAQTSVDGTEAESNVLLFRTTVDGKEIHGIDLLHFDDEGRIKEFTVMVRPQSAVQTLGQAVHEGLVAAGLAPAPR; this comes from the coding sequence ATGACGCACATCCATCCCACCGCCGCACGCTTCCGCGCTCTCGTCGAGCAGGGCGATCTCGACGCTCTGGAGGAGTTGTTCACTCCGGATGTCCGGCTCTACAGCCCGGTCAAGTTCACGCCCTTCGAAGGACGGCCCATGGTGCTCGGGCTCTTCGGCGTGCTGCTGCGCACGTTCGACGACTTCCGGTACGTGGGTGCGTACACGGGCGAGGCGCAGACCAGCGTCGACGGCACGGAGGCCGAGTCGAACGTGCTGCTGTTCCGCACCACCGTGGACGGCAAGGAGATCCACGGCATCGACCTGCTGCACTTCGACGACGAGGGGCGGATCAAGGAGTTCACCGTGATGGTGCGCCCGCAGTCGGCGGTGCAGACGCTCGGGCAGGCGGTCCACGAGGGACTCGTCGCGGCCGGCCTGGCCCCCGCGCCCCGGTAA
- a CDS encoding PadR family transcriptional regulator translates to MALRHAVLAALLDGEYSGYQLAKGFDIGVANFWHALPQQLYAELTKLEAEGLVAGREVVQEGRPNKRLFRVTDEGLAEMERFAARAAKPSFIRDDLLVKVQAVDGVAAAPVIEQLTERAAVADAKIEVLEKLLVRLRGDADEGTFLRTGERVGPYLTCLRGLAFERESRDWCRRAAAILSEREAAARGSQPVVTVRSGE, encoded by the coding sequence ATGGCTCTGCGGCACGCGGTGCTCGCGGCACTGCTGGACGGCGAGTACAGCGGATACCAGTTGGCCAAGGGCTTCGACATCGGCGTGGCCAACTTCTGGCACGCGCTGCCCCAGCAGCTCTACGCCGAGCTGACCAAACTGGAGGCGGAGGGCCTGGTCGCCGGGCGCGAGGTCGTCCAGGAAGGACGGCCCAACAAGCGGCTGTTCCGCGTCACCGACGAGGGCCTCGCCGAAATGGAGCGGTTCGCCGCACGGGCCGCGAAACCGTCCTTCATCCGCGACGACCTGCTCGTCAAGGTGCAGGCCGTCGACGGCGTGGCCGCCGCGCCGGTGATCGAGCAGCTCACGGAGCGGGCGGCGGTCGCCGACGCGAAGATCGAGGTCCTGGAGAAGCTGCTCGTGCGGCTGCGCGGCGACGCCGACGAGGGCACGTTCCTGCGCACCGGGGAGCGCGTGGGCCCCTATCTGACGTGTCTGCGCGGGCTCGCCTTCGAGCGCGAGTCCCGCGACTGGTGCCGGCGCGCGGCGGCCATCCTGAGCGAACGGGAGGCCGCCGCGCGCGGGTCTCAGCCCGTGGTGACGGTCCGTTCGGGGGAGTAG
- a CDS encoding PadR family transcriptional regulator yields MSLPHAILTALLEKPSSGLELTRRFDKSIGYFWSATHQQIYRELGKLERDGAIRALPRQGATRGQKKEYEVLPAGREELARWTAASQDPKPLRDTLLLRLRAAAVVGTQGIREDLYRHLDLHKRQLAEYEEIEKRDFPPGKDAVEDRLRHVVLRAGIDLETFWTQWLTRTIDELS; encoded by the coding sequence ATGTCACTCCCGCACGCGATCCTCACGGCCCTCCTGGAGAAGCCCTCGTCCGGCCTCGAACTGACGCGCAGGTTCGACAAGTCGATCGGCTACTTCTGGTCGGCCACGCACCAGCAGATCTACCGCGAGCTGGGCAAGCTGGAGCGCGACGGCGCCATCCGCGCCCTGCCGCGGCAGGGCGCGACGCGCGGGCAGAAGAAGGAGTACGAGGTGCTGCCGGCGGGCCGCGAGGAACTGGCCCGCTGGACGGCGGCGAGCCAGGACCCCAAACCGCTGCGCGACACCCTGCTGCTGCGCCTGCGTGCCGCCGCGGTCGTCGGCACGCAGGGCATCCGGGAGGACCTGTACCGCCATCTCGACCTGCACAAGCGGCAGTTGGCCGAGTACGAGGAGATCGAGAAGCGGGACTTCCCGCCCGGCAAGGACGCCGTCGAGGACCGGCTGCGCCATGTGGTGCTGCGCGCGGGCATCGACCTGGAGACGTTCTGGACGCAGTGGCTCACGCGGACGATCGACGAACTCAGCTGA
- a CDS encoding Gfo/Idh/MocA family protein — translation MTSAPTGTGPVGVAIVGAGVISAQYLRTLSGFPDVRVLAVADLDEERAATVARTHGIPVSGGPADVLALPDVELVVNLTVPAAHAQVATAALRAGKHVYGEKPITLVPTEAEKLLAEASERGLLVGNAPDTFLGAGLQSALRAVAAGHIGAPVAATTVTQGLGPEAWHPDPAFFYQPGAGPLFDLGPYYLTSLVALFGSVEQVAATATRARGERVVGSGPKAGLAFPVDVPTHVSSLLRFASGVRADSTFSFDSALPRIRFEITGTEGMLSVPDPNTFGGPLKLLPNGSDTWRELPVRGRTDGRGLGVVDMARAVRGGVPHRASGALALHVLQAMTAITHSAHRAEFVPLATQIVPPEPLPEEWDPEEATLGSGSPAT, via the coding sequence ATGACCTCGGCACCCACCGGCACGGGGCCCGTCGGTGTCGCGATCGTCGGCGCGGGCGTCATCAGCGCCCAGTATCTGCGTACGTTGAGCGGGTTCCCGGACGTCCGCGTCCTGGCCGTCGCCGACCTCGACGAGGAACGCGCCGCCACCGTGGCCCGCACCCACGGCATACCCGTGTCGGGCGGCCCCGCCGACGTGCTGGCCCTGCCCGACGTCGAACTCGTCGTGAACCTCACCGTGCCCGCCGCCCACGCGCAGGTGGCGACGGCCGCCCTGCGCGCCGGGAAGCACGTCTACGGCGAGAAGCCCATCACGCTCGTCCCCACGGAGGCGGAGAAGCTCCTCGCCGAGGCGTCGGAGCGCGGGCTCCTCGTCGGCAACGCGCCCGACACGTTCCTCGGCGCGGGGCTGCAGTCGGCGCTGCGGGCCGTCGCGGCCGGGCACATCGGCGCTCCCGTGGCGGCGACGACGGTCACCCAGGGCCTCGGCCCCGAGGCCTGGCACCCCGACCCCGCGTTCTTCTACCAGCCGGGCGCGGGGCCGCTCTTCGACCTCGGTCCCTACTACCTGACCTCGCTCGTCGCCCTGTTCGGCAGCGTGGAGCAGGTGGCCGCGACGGCGACGCGCGCCCGCGGGGAGCGGGTCGTCGGGTCGGGGCCGAAGGCGGGCCTGGCCTTCCCCGTCGACGTACCGACGCACGTGTCGTCGCTCCTGCGGTTCGCCTCGGGCGTGCGGGCCGACTCGACGTTCAGCTTCGACTCGGCGCTCCCTCGCATCCGCTTCGAGATCACCGGTACCGAGGGCATGCTCTCCGTGCCCGACCCGAACACGTTCGGCGGGCCGCTGAAGCTGCTGCCGAACGGTTCCGACACGTGGCGCGAGTTGCCTGTGCGGGGGCGGACCGACGGGCGCGGGCTCGGCGTGGTCGACATGGCGCGGGCCGTGCGCGGGGGCGTACCCCACCGGGCGTCCGGCGCGCTCGCGCTGCACGTGCTCCAGGCGATGACGGCGATCACGCACTCCGCCCACCGGGCCGAGTTCGTTCCGCTCGCCACCCAGATCGTGCCGCCCGAGCCGCTGCCGGAGGAGTGGGACCCCGAGGAGGCGACCCTGGGGAGCGGAAGCCCCGCCACCTGA